A region of the Euwallacea similis isolate ESF13 chromosome 10, ESF131.1, whole genome shotgun sequence genome:
CAGGTACTTTCTGGAGGTTCCCGACCACTATGCCGGCATGGGGAAAGGTTTGGATGTTTAGTTCTATCTACTTACAGAAGTCATaactataaatatattttatacgAAATTTACTCCATTCCTTAAGATGTAATATAGCAGCATTCCGCAAGTGTTTCTGAAGAATGGTTTGTACTTCCCTGCCaaatttttccacaattttgaaagtgaaatatttatgtGACCCAATAATCTGTTCAAAATTTGccgttttggaaaaaaatatcattttgaaaataatggaaatttggaATGACCGATCTCCTTTCAGAAGCACCCGGCATAGCCTACTGTGATATAAGGCTTGTTTGAACTCTCAAAGAAACAATCTTGAAACGATTTAAGGAGGTTCCTTCTGGGCAAGACTTTACACGTTTCGACCAAAAATCTTTAAAGTAAAATGTGACTTGCACAGAAGATTTTCGAACCTAGAACGGCTCCCTCATGGGTTGGAACAAGCCTATCATGTTCTATTAGCTAATTCTCGTGCATGTTGTTTAATAAGATTAGGTAATTATATTATGTGAAtaatataatgtatttttgagttattgaatttaatttttaaccagTTGCTACCCGAAAAAAACACTGAAAGCTTTATTGAGCACTAAAGAAACATAGAAATAGCCTTATAAGAGAAACATCCGTtacattaattaattcataataagaaaaaaaaatgtatggtctttttcttaaaactcCTCAAAGTTTATACAGAGAAAAACGTCATTGACGTTGACAGCAATAACAAGGTTTTTACACATGCTTAATACTGCCTAGACTTACTGTTTATCAAACTTAACCTTATTGTTTGTgttagtttcatttttatttttgctgaaGTGAAAagtataacatttttaataattgaatgaataaattctattaaaaatcattgataGATAAGGATAATTAAGTCGAACACAGAATAGGGAAAATTCTGTACACCACTTAAAGCAGTAATTATAACTCAGTGTGTCTCAGATGGTCTTTGATGGTTAAGTGAAAAAAGCAGTTGAACTAGGAAatcgtttttgaaaaacgcctaaatagttatttaaactTCCTTTCTATTCTTTATACTGCAACCACGTGATTGGCATCATTATGGGCCCTACTGCCAACAGCATTTCACCATCTACAAATGACCAAATTATAGAAGAATTTGAAAGTAAGAGCGTACCTCAGACTACTCAATTAAAACGTAAAAGAGGTagacctaaaaaaaatataaattcttcCAAAAAAGTACCTTTGGAATTACCTCATGAACCACCAACCTCAGTCATTTTGGGAAAAAGAACTtgtaaaaagattaaaatccTCTCAGAATCTGATAGTTCTGAGATGGAAGATTCTCTTGCAAGTATTCAGAATTCCATAAAGGAGTCACATAGTTCTGAGCAGAGAGGAGAATGTGGAAGCCCTGCAATGAAGAGAAAAAGAGGAAGGCCCCGTAAAAACCAGGATACGACAATCTTCTTGCCATCAGGTGGTTCAGGGATAGATGAGTCTGTTGCAGTTATTCATAATTCTATGAGTGAAAGTTTAGAGCTAGATAAAACTTCTGCCATAAAGAAGCAAGCAGGAGGATCTCAGAAAAAGGAGGTATTAAAACAAGTTCCCATTCATATTGACCCATCTTCTTGTAAAGCAGGGACAAGCTCTAACATGAATAATGCCTCTAATGATGGAAAATTGTTAGAATCTGTTACTGTTCCGAAGAACTCAGCTACTTTAACAATGTTAAATCAGGTTTTCAAAGGCTTTCTAGGGAAGAGGGCTGATGGAAATAGGTAAGtgaaaattttgctttctTGGTAGtactagatttttttctaatacttgtttattttgtgagatttctttttttacaaattaaaagcactattaactttttgtttttttttttattgcatatttaAACACAGTGAAGGATCAGAAAATGAAGTAGTGAGGAGAAAAGGGCGACTACCATTGAAGTAagttatttaaacatttaattatcatttagCTACCATTAATACTGAAAattcactttaatttaaaaaatgtatttaaattttaatttgaataattcataTATATGTGTCCTTGAGgaagaattaaaatatgtgGTAGCTATGTAAAATACAACTAAAATTCTGAGGATCTCTCatagtaaatttgaaaaaattctttgaaaatcttaAGAAATTATGGAGAagtacaattttaaataaaacagttcTTATAATGTGTAACAtcttttttttgccaaaatatggagaaatttcagataaaatcttgaaaattgaaggaaaaaataaactttttatagTCACTGGCCACTGCATATAAACTAAGTGCCAGATGAAGTGGGACAGctaaaaacttgtttagaaTTAGTTAAATGtgtaattttaacatttctttgtTGTTGTCGAATCTTTAACTAAAACTGGAGAGCATTATCCAtgctttattatatttgctattttcattaaaaattgccttttgttgcatttttgatcatgtttatatatattatataaactatagtttaataaagaaatatataaaatgtaaaaaaaattatagaattcctcatattttgttgaattgtttaattaattctacACTTTTCgtcaaattaatgaaaataatgacgaaaatctaaaatgttttatttgtatCAGTGTCGATTCCTTACTTGATGAATCTGGTGAGTCAGTTTGCATGGTTTGTAATGCAACTATTCCAAATCTGCAATGGATTAGCCATAAAAGAGAGGAACATTATAATTTGACTTGGAGGAAAGGGAATCCTGCTATGGTATGTATATCTGATCTATACAAGATTAAGCTAATATACTAAACCGAAGACGAATTACGGAATGGTTAACCCGAGCTATATAGTTTCATTATATTCTATTCTGCATTTTGTTGTTCAACTTGTCAttgttaaaattcttaatctGTCAATTTAAATCGTCATACCAAATTTTGACTAGAGATATTTTCAGGATATCTTAGATCCGAGtgtaattcaaaattctttgaaaCAACTGCTTGAGGAACAACAATATTTGAAATGCAAAAAGTGCGAAAAGACTCATAACACAGTGAAATCATTTATTGCTCACTTGGAATTGTGTTGGGGCGTGGTTAATTCGGAAGGGCGTGTCCGATGTGCCATCTGCAATGAGGAATTGGAAAAGGGTAAATGGGTCTTGCATCGATATAAAAAACACAACAATTTAGCTTGGAGAGTGGGGGACACTCCGTTGGTAAGTGAGAATTTTACTGTCAATATTTTGACActagataaatttttattcagaaCCTAGAAGACCGCGATTTggtcatgaaaattttgacttctCTGTACAAATCCAAGAAGCCATTTTTTTGTGAAGTATGCGGCGAACAGAAGAAGTCCGTTGTGGGCTATTTGTCACATAAAGGTGTCTGCCAGTGGTCCGGATTGAATGCGGAGCAGGCAAAGGTCACTTGTGAATTATGTGGGAGAAAGATGCTGCCCGTGAGCATGGACTCTCACATGAAAGTGCACAACAAAGCTGAAGCTGCGCGTAAAGCTTATAATGACGAGCTTGAACGCATGGAAGCCGAGGAACTTGGGCCAAGGAGAGCAGCCTTGCAGTGAGATACTAACAACTTTCATAAGTTCTCTGTTATCATTTACATGAGATGCATTTTAGGGCCCTTCAAGTAATTGAGACCATGAAGGATGAAGGCACAACTTCGAAGGTAAGTCACATTTGACTGATTATGTAAAGGTCAATAAGTTTGATAGTTGGCTTGTTGGCAGCCTACATAGTGAGACCGATAGCTGCTTTATATGTTTtatctaaaatgtttttttttagtttttagacAATATGTTATTGGTTTTTCAGTTATATACCAGCGAACCCAATTTCAACGATTCTTCCATCGTACGCCAGCTAAAAAAGAATGCATCCTCTAGTCAAAACTTTTCATGTGTATTCACCGGCTGCCCGTTTACGACATCCTCCATAGATGACACGATAcaacatttggaaaaatgcgACAAAAAACCCGATCTGGTAGGTTATTCATTCATAAATATGCTACTTTTAAAAGTAGCATATTTATGAGTTCCTGGTACATTTCCGGATATTTTCCAACCAGTATGCGAAATGCATCCAACTTTTCGCGTTTCACATATTTCTAGTACTATTTATGCAAACTGTGTTTAACATGGACCTTAACGGAAAACGTAATTGTTGAGCACATAAACAAAACTCATAACAAAGTAAAGGAAGCAGATGACGAGTTTTCTTTCGATGGTGAAAACGCACTTCAAGATGAAGAAGATGATACCGATGAAAAAGACGGAGAAAGTGAACGGCTTTATGACGAATTTGAAAGGAAAAGAAGACTGCTTAGACTGAAGGCCAAGAGCTGTGTGTTTGACAATGATCATAGGGGTAAGTACAACTCAATTATGCTTTGTGACACGCCTTAAAAATCTGGCTTTCCTTCCTTTCTGCGCgtaaaataaaagtatgtgtttttttctaaatttggtaCTTGATCTTATAGTGATACCTCCCTTATTCCTGGCGAATACCTTAAAGTGGGATTATCCTTTACCGCAGTACCCTCAGGCCTACAATTGGACTTTCAATTTGtaagtaataattaacttttttagttattattgTAGAAAAGATAAATCGCTCAAAAGTCACACAACATTCTTATTCTTTCGAACACATGACAAGCAATTGGTAAATTTAGTTACCGATGAGAGAACTGTGAAACGTAAACAAGTTGAAGAAAGTGAGCGgcatataataaaaacaatatatatatatacatatgtggtgcacgtaatttagttcaggtgctaattgttagtacctgttttacgttattaataattagttcattataggtgtattataatctggttgttgtcataggtaggtctggcaaaccaccaattattattattttttagagtattttgtgaatagttactttttgtcaaattagtttatttaagtagttgtcaagattaaaataaaagagttccttacaacattcgcgatcatcaacatcttttaaccacacaaggacacatatatatatatatatatatataatatatatatatataatatatatacaccctgtataagtaaCTAATAGCCGTCTCTCGTAAAAAATATGGTTAGTCATGAAATACTTTCTCTTTTGTACTGGGTCTTTTGATTTCAAACGGGATAACTTAGttcaatattattaaagataaataattattttttgcagttGTGACAAATATTACACCGACTTTCCCATATTCGATTCACAGAGAAACAAATCTCCATGGGAAATTCTGGATGGCGATATTTTAAACGAGTACCTGCCCAAAAACTACGAGTCGTATGATGTTGCCGTTGTGACATGTGACTCGGCCAGCACTGATAGTATCAGTGACGATTTAGAGTTCACCAAACTGGATTTATTTGAAGCTCGCCTATTTCATCGAGGTAGATATAGTTTAcatacaaagaaaattaaatccgTTGCTTCTCAGATAGGCAAATTAGCGCTATTTTCAGATTGTCGATGAAAATCTAAAACGTTTGttaaaccttaaaaataaaaattaaattttcgtttttacaATTGTGAAAACATTTTACAGAAACCACCTTTCAGTACGATGGACAAATTTCAGACTATCGCTCTCATAGAAACATGATTTTGAATCGTTATTCTCACTTGCTGCCAACTAttacttttttgattttcctttCCTGAGATTTCAACATTGGATTTGATGCGCTGTGCTTTTAGATGAAGCCACTATTTTTTGTGGCGGACCTATCACTAGCCTGGCATGGCTTCCCACATCTCATAATCAAATCGATAGGGACCAAATACTGGCTGTTTCGGTGCTTAACGATTCCAGAAAGGAGTATCTCGTAGGTCAGATCTACCGAGAACCATGTGTTGTGCAGTTTTGGAATTTCGGGATTTTGAACTATGAACAGGTAAGTCCAGATAAGTCTTTGTTGCTTTTATATGTTATTTTGTGAAGGAGAACATTATTGTATCATCCTTACTATATATAGAAAAAGATAGGAGATCTGTATACGTCATTTGGTCATTCTGGCATTGGTTTGACCATTAAGTATACTTGAAATAAGTGTGGTTTTTAGtcagttaatattttatgtgaattaattattcatttttctctttcaCTTTCTTGtagaggaaatatttttttctgattgttATTTATAGGAGATTGTTACACCATTTCTCTTGTATGGACTGGCGTTAAACACAGGTCCCGTATGGCATTTGGAGTGGTGCCCTTCTGGTTGTTTCGATAATGTTGACACAGAGAACACCCGTCGATTGGGTTTGTTAGCCGTGGCTACATCTGACTCTTTTGTCTACGTTTATAGTATAGATAACGTGGCAGAAGAAGACGAAACGTACgtagtgtatttttttaacttataaaAACCTTGTTATCATAATTCTTCGGTGACAAATGATTCTTTTCACTTTCAGGGGATTGATTTATAAAGGAGATCCTGTTCTCAAACTCCGCCTCGAAGATGGAACCAGTTCACTTGATCACGAGCATTATGCAACTCGAATATCTTGGACGAAGGTCAGTAGGTGGTAGGAAGGAAAGAACctgttaataaataacaatgagaataataatctaaaaaaCCGGTATTGTCGACATTGTCGAGTCTCGAATGTACTGCAGTCTGTTCCCTCCTtagatataattttgtttcaggttACAGGCCATAAATATGTGGCCGTAGGATATTCTTCGGGATTATTGGCCATTTATAATCTTTCATCAGCTAATTTGTTTGATCATGGAGCTCATTCTGAGATATATACTAGTGTACAAACGGTTTTTCCTTACTTGACATTCCAAGCACACTACTCCTGTATAACAGGTAGGTAGGTATATTAGTCTGTTACGCTTAGATACTTATAGTGTCTCAGGTTTTATGATTAGGTCTTCAGGAATGGTTAGGAAATGGCATTATAACGTAGATCGTGGGTATAAATATGggtattatttctttttgttttgatcTCCTTGTACAGTGACATACTATATTATGAAACATCTTATGTATTaggcacattaaataaatcttaattgTAAACTATAATGAGTAAATGACATTTGAATCAGTAACTGCTTAgacatacttttttttattaaacaaaggTTTAACTTTCGCACTAACGTTTTTCACATAGGTCTGTCTTTGCTACACTATGGCGATGGGAATCGTTACTGCTTCTCCACCTCACTCGATAAACAATCTATCTACTGGGACTTATTCAAACAGACCAAAATATTCAGTCAGCGAAAACATGCCACCGAGGGCATGTGGCTGACCAATTGGCCGGTGGCGTTGCAACCAGAAGACGAGACTCACTTTTTCGCAGGTAtgttattgaatattttggtTCTTGTCGCCGAGAGAATTAGCGAATATtatactttaataaaattgatctTGTTTGAATGTCTTTAAAAGCTAAAAATCAGAGTATTATAGATCTTATCTATGCATTTTTCGAgaaggaaaaatgttaaatacagAAATTATAGGGTTTTCAGCACAGTTTATCGTATATAACGTCGTATATAGATAACGTATCTATTACTTCGGTTATTTTAAAGCTATTTCTTTCGTTTCTCTTCTAGGTTACGCCAATACATATTCAAATCCGTTAAGAGATGTTATAAATACAGGGTCGTCAGTGTTTTCCTATTCGGGTTCAGGCATCAACACGCTTTGCTTTAATGATTGGTTGAATTTGATTGTACAGGGAGGTAATGCTGGAGAGGTAATGGGAATGTTTGCGCATAAGATGTTCAGCGGCACGGACAAAagaaagaaaggaaaatacAGAACCAGTAGACGGAAATCGGTAAGCGGTTTTCAATGTAACCtttatataagaaaaaaaaacaaaaatagcatacaaattaaagaagtatACTACCTGGGGATACTATGTTGttaaattcacaattttttccacagaCATCATAAATTACATTCAGAATTAGGGGGACAATAGACCCGTTTTCTGTTTTTACCTGCGCCAGTGCCTTGCCATAACAGTATTTTCCAATATCCTCTGGACATTTCTATAATAATATCTATACAATATATTCAAAAAGGTTGACActcaattaatttgaatttaatttggCACTTATTACGCTCGATATAAATCCtttgaaaattgtaatatCTCTTATTTCACAGGTTTTCACTGGGACAAAAATGGTGCGAAAAGGTCGTTTTGCTGATGGGGCCACTGATCCGATTAACGATCAGCACGATAGTTATAACATTGTTTTTATGGACTATTCTTTTGTAAGTATTGATGAAGTTAGGCAGTAGATTAATCACTGCAGCAGGCAATGCAACcaagtcaaattttaataatgtttgaCCTTTAAATACCATCATTGCTAGTCGATGTATATTTATACTATAATAAATTCAAGTTTCAAGTGTTTTCAGGATAATTTGGCTAAAAATGATGACTCGGCTAACTATGTAGGGCCAATAAATAGCACCCAACAATACAGCAGCGACCAGTATCCATTGTTAGCGATAAGGAAAATTGCTACAAATCCGAATCGAGAGGCCTGCATGTTTTACGCTACCGGCCATCAAGCTGGATTCCTTAGAATCCGGAAGATAAATTGTTTGGGATCGCGTTTTGGTCCCAAGACGTTTAACGACAGTGCATGTGCCGAAAGTCTTTAACGTTGTGCTTTAAATTTGTATGAACagatttatattaaaaatattgttgacttattttttattttagagttTTTCATATCTAAGAATTAATCTAGAACAACGTGTTTCTGATAATGTCTAAGAACCCAACTTTTGCACTTCGTGGGAATTTAATCGGGGAAAAGAACTAAAAGAAACTTTCTTTCGGATATATCGCGAAGTAGGcaaccgtttttttttttggatatacAAAAGAGTAAAATACTCCTTTCCTAAAacatcgatttaaaaaaattaaataatatattttataatgtaaataatgaaCACCGTACAAAACGTGAAAAACACGAACAGTCATAATTAGGTACTTAAggctaaataataaataaagcaattacTCTAAACTCAATACATCAATTATAATTACAGGCTTCGATTATCGAGGatataaactaaaataagGACGTTTATTAGTTATTAGTATTAAAATAGGCTTTCCGAATATCGGTTAATCTCGTGTGGCAAGTGGAAAATCGTATCGAGTACTATCGATATCCAGATAAAGCTCAAAGGTTTCCAAGTTCTGTAAACAATCAGAtggaaattgattaaaacttaaatagtAACTATTAATACTCCTTActcaaattttatgaattttgatatGGTTGGCAAAGAATTCACTCTGAAACcaacataagaaaaaagtttcttatgtggactgagaaaaataaaataaataataacctTTAACTTATTCCGAGTTACTACTTAACCCAAACCCAGTACACCTACAtgtcttgaatttttttttgttctattaCCATGACGGTTGTGATAAGTAATAGCGCACTTTCATCGGATTATGTCCACACTGAGCGCTACCTCCGAAAAAAAGCcaataaaatcacaaatttaGTTCATTCCTCTCATCAACAGTAGTATGGAAAAATTGTAACGTTTTGATGTAAACACCTCTAATAATCGACCCTAGGGGACAGAACATTTTTCTCTggtttttataacaatttttgttaatacttTTACACTTAGcgatttattaaacaaaattaaccaAGAGGTCATATCGAATATAACTAAGCCAAACATAAATTATTCCAACATGTCAAACGTTGATTTTTCatctttaaaatgtaatatcgTCCTGCTTTGACGGGTGCTACGATTATGTCTTCGAGGTAAATGTTGTTCTCTAAGAATTCTAATCGCACAATATGGCAATTCCACAAGAACGATCAAAAAAGGAACCGTTACAGAAACTCCTTATAACGTCTTACGTCTACACACAACATTGTACAACCATCCAATTCATGCATAAAACGACTATCCACCGTATGGCGGTTTCAAAGAAGTCAAACACTTatgtataatgtatttttggttTCAACACAGTCATTGGcttcgtaaataaattttaagtaacaTTCGATGTTTTATAAACGTTTGAATGGTATAAATAAACAGTAATAACATTCGATTAAGATTTAATAAGCACGCATCCAAGTCGTTTAAgatctttttcaaaataaaaccttttttacaATTCAGTATTTTGATAGAAGCCAACGACAGAAGGAATATGGTCCAAATTCACAATTGATAACAATTGAAACCAAAACTACCTTCACTAAAACCCACTTTACAAAGCTTTTCGCTTGAACCTACGACCTTTTTTATACCCCTTCCCAAACCAACCCGCCtgaagtttatttttctgATCCTTCTCCCCATTCGCCTCTTTATCACTACTGCTCAACTCCGCATCCTCTTCTTCTGTTGTGTAGTTGCAACACTCGCACACATTTGCTTTATCTCGCTTCTCCAATTTACTATACCGGAATAGCTGATTCCGAAAAACTGGCTCGGATTTCGGATAAAAAAGACATGAAATCGACTTATAATGTTGGTGGCAAAAGACGCACGCTGGATCCGCGGGTTCATCTGGCTCGATTTTCGGCAGAAACGTTTCTTCTTTGATCAAGGGCATCGGATTTATTATACTGTGTAAACCGGGATAGAGAAAACTAGTCTGATACGGGTAAAGAAAGAGATCGGCATAAGGGCCAAAGGGCTTGTtcgatttaaataaattgtagCTAAAAAAGGTAAAGGAGGGCTGTAGAAGACTTCGGTACGCGTGGACATCGCTCAAGAACACGATCCCGCCGCGCTCGCCCTCCGGAAAGCAGTTACTATTGCTAAAACCTAAATTATCACAGTTGAAGTTGAGATCGGAACCATTATTACTACAGTCTTCGATTTGGGACTTATCGTCTAATTCGATTTGTACCTTCACGTCTACGTCATTATAATACTTGTCCTCCTTTTCCCCATCTTTGTCCTCACCTTGCATCAGACTTGGCTGCGAGTTAGTGTGCGCCTCGCACTCGCTCAGTTGCGTGGCGTGATGGAAAATTGGGTCGCGGGACTTACGGTAGCGCGGCACTTTGATGCCAAGCATGTTCATGATCTTCTTGAACACGATGTCGCACTTGCCGTTGATTTTCACGTTGGCGCAGTCGTCTTTCGGCGTCCATTGCAAGTTCACGATATACAGATTGGGACGTTTCTTTACTGGTTTGTCCATTTGCCACAGCCATGGATACTTTTTTAGCACTTTCAAGCTGGAACCTGAAAGTCAAAGAATATGAACGCTTTAAACTAATTATATTAGGTTGATGCAAAAGAAATTGCGGTTTCTGaccgttaattttaaatgatcataatttttcttatgaaatattttattaatcaaaataagcACCATTAGCATCAATACAACTCTGCCAACgagatgaaagtttatttatgCCTCTAGCATAGAAGTCTGTGGTTCTGGAATCGACAAACTCATTGAAGACCGTTTCTGCATCCCCTTGATTTCTAAAGCATCTCTCCCGCAAGAAATTGTCCAGATGTTTAAAAAAGTGGTAAGGTCGGGAGAATAAGGTGGGTGGTCAAGAGTCTCGTAACCCAATTCATGAAGCTTTTGTCGCGTGATCAAAGATACATGTGGTCGAGCATTGTCGTGTAGCAAAATTGGACCTTTTCGATTGACCAATGCCGGTTGTTTTTGTCGAAGTTTCTGGTGCATCTCGTCGATTTATTGGCAATATTTCTGAGCTGTAATGGTTTCTCCCGGATCCAAGAAGCTATGGTGGATCAAACCCTCCATAGACCACCAAACAGTAACCATGACCTTCTTCACATGCATGTTTCGCTTAGGAAAGTGCTTTGGAGcctcatcttgatccaaccactgagCCGAACGTCTCCGGTTATCGTATaggatccatttttcatcacaCGTCACAATATGATTGAGAAATGGGTCGTTCTTGTTGCGTAGAAGCAGCCCCGACGATACGTCGAAACGACGATTTTCTTGAGTTTCATTCAGTTCGTGCGGTATCCATTTATCGAGCTTCTTTACCTTTCCAATTTGTTTTAGATGGCGAACGACAGTTGACTGGTCTACATGGAGTTCTTCTGCAACTTCTCGTGTGGTTTTGCTCGAGTCAGCTTCAATTAAAGTCTTTAATTGGTCGTCATCAAGTTCTGATGGTCGACTGCCGTGCTCTTCATCTTGGAGGCTTTCATTGCCACTACGGAATCGAGCAAA
Encoded here:
- the LOC136411566 gene encoding uncharacterized protein isoform X1 — its product is MGPTANSISPSTNDQIIEEFESKSVPQTTQLKRKRGRPKKNINSSKKVPLELPHEPPTSVILGKRTCKKIKILSESDSSEMEDSLASIQNSIKESHSSEQRGECGSPAMKRKRGRPRKNQDTTIFLPSGGSGIDESVAVIHNSMSESLELDKTSAIKKQAGGSQKKEVLKQVPIHIDPSSCKAGTSSNMNNASNDGKLLESVTVPKNSATLTMLNQVFKGFLGKRADGNSEGSENEVVRRKGRLPLNVDSLLDESGESVCMVCNATIPNLQWISHKREEHYNLTWRKGNPAMDILDPSVIQNSLKQLLEEQQYLKCKKCEKTHNTVKSFIAHLELCWGVVNSEGRVRCAICNEELEKGKWVLHRYKKHNNLAWRVGDTPLNLEDRDLVMKILTSLYKSKKPFFCEVCGEQKKSVVGYLSHKGVCQWSGLNAEQAKVTCELCGRKMLPVSMDSHMKVHNKAEAARKAYNDELERMEAEELGPRRAALQALQVIETMKDEGTTSKLYTSEPNFNDSSIVRQLKKNASSSQNFSCVFTGCPFTTSSIDDTIQHLEKCDKKPDLYYLCKLCLTWTLTENVIVEHINKTHNKVKEADDEFSFDGENALQDEEDDTDEKDGESERLYDEFERKRRLLRLKAKSCVFDNDHRVIPPLFLANTLKWDYPLPQYPQAYNWTFNFCDKYYTDFPIFDSQRNKSPWEILDGDILNEYLPKNYESYDVAVVTCDSASTDSISDDLEFTKLDLFEARLFHRDEATIFCGGPITSLAWLPTSHNQIDRDQILAVSVLNDSRKEYLVGQIYREPCVVQFWNFGILNYEQEIVTPFLLYGLALNTGPVWHLEWCPSGCFDNVDTENTRRLGLLAVATSDSFVYVYSIDNVAEEDETGLIYKGDPVLKLRLEDGTSSLDHEHYATRISWTKVTGHKYVAVGYSSGLLAIYNLSSANLFDHGAHSEIYTSVQTVFPYLTFQAHYSCITGLSLLHYGDGNRYCFSTSLDKQSIYWDLFKQTKIFSQRKHATEGMWLTNWPVALQPEDETHFFAGYANTYSNPLRDVINTGSSVFSYSGSGINTLCFNDWLNLIVQGGNAGEVMGMFAHKMFSGTDKRKKGKYRTSRRKSVFTGTKMVRKGRFADGATDPINDQHDSYNIVFMDYSFDNLAKNDDSANYVGPINSTQQYSSDQYPLLAIRKIATNPNREACMFYATGHQAGFLRIRKINCLGSRFGPKTFNDSACAESL
- the LOC136411566 gene encoding uncharacterized protein isoform X2 gives rise to the protein MGPTANSISPSTNDQIIEEFESKSVPQTTQLKRKRGRPKKNINSSKKVPLELPHEPPTSVILGKRTCKKIKILSESDSSEMEDSLASIQNSIKESHSSEQRGECGSPAMKRKRGRPRKNQDTTIFLPSGGSGIDESVAVIHNSMSESLELDKTSAIKKQAGGSQKKEVLKQVPIHIDPSSCKAGTSSNMNNASNDGKLLESVTVPKNSATLTMLNQVFKGFLGKRADGNSEGSENEVVRRKGRLPLNVDSLLDESGESVCMVCNATIPNLQWISHKREEHYNLTWRKGNPAMDILDPSVIQNSLKQLLEEQQYLKCKKCEKTHNTVKSFIAHLELCWGVVNSEGRVRCAICNEELEKGKWVLHRYKKHNNLAWRVGDTPLNLEDRDLVMKILTSLYKSKKPFFCEVCGEQKKSVVGYLSHKGVCQWSGLNAEQAKVTCELCGRKMLPVSMDSHMKVHNKAEAARKAYNDELERMEAEELGPRRAALQALQVIETMKDEGTTSKLYTSEPNFNDSSIVRQLKKNASSSQNFSCVFTGCPFTTSSIDDTIQHLEKCDKKPDLYYLCKLCLTWTLTENVIVEHINKTHNKVKEADDEFSFDGENALQDEEDDTDEKDGESERLYDEFERKRRLLRLKAKSCVFDNDHRVIPPLFLANTLKWDYPLPQYPQAYNWTFNFCDKYYTDFPIFDSQRNKSPWEILDGDILNEYLPKNYESYDVAVVTCDSASTDSISDDLEFTKLDLFEARLFHRDEATIFCGGPITSLAWLPTSHNQIDRDQILAVSVLNDSRKEYLVGQIYREPCVVQFWNFGILNYEQEIVTPFLLYGLALNTGPVWHLEWCPSGCFDNVDTENTRRLGLLAVATSDSFVYVYSIDNVAEEDETGLIYKGDPVLKLRLEDGTSSLDHEHYATRISWTKVTGHKYVAVGYSSGLLAIYNLSSANLFDHGAHSEIYTSVQTVFPYLTFQAHYSCITGRSVFATLWRWESLLLLHLTR
- the Sirt7 gene encoding NAD-dependent protein deacetylase sirtuin-7, which codes for MYFNGEDMDCQESAEGERSETLEVEKKRIRLLRPQTVQPKEVCAKEKKHANFRKISLILQKPEEDRTPEDLKLLNDCSDIVEEVQQRSKRREAIKKRLEEFEDPEDILIQKCQILAQAIAQSQHLVVYTGAGISTAAKIPDYRGPDGIWTRLKEGRDIGDHDLSLAEPTYTHMALYELYRQKILKYVVSQNCDGLHLRSGLPRTALSELHGNMSIEVCKSCKPPREYWRPFDVTESTGRYAHKTYRRCYVCNGSLVDTIVHFGERGSLQWPLNWKGACKNAKEATTIICIGSSLKVLKKYPWLWQMDKPVKKRPNLYIVNLQWTPKDDCANVKINGKCDIVFKKIMNMLGIKVPRYRKSRDPIFHHATQLSECEAHTNSQPSLMQGEDKDGEKEDKYYNDVDVKVQIELDDKSQIEDCSNNGSDLNFNCDNLGFSNSNCFPEGERGGIVFLSDVHAYRSLLQPSFTFFSYNLFKSNKPFGPYADLFLYPYQTSFLYPGLHSIINPMPLIKEETFLPKIEPDEPADPACVFCHQHYKSISCLFYPKSEPVFRNQLFRYSKLEKRDKANVCECCNYTTEEEDAELSSSDKEANGEKDQKNKLQAGWFGKGYKKGRRFKRKAL